In Agromyces archimandritae, one genomic interval encodes:
- a CDS encoding ABC transporter permease has protein sequence MTTRPARPARWTARRWPQAWRSPLGIIGAVIVIVWIVIAFTAQWWVPYPPNAQVLPRLQEPGVATILGTDGTGRDVFSRLMSGATVTIPLSLILVVAALVIGTVVGAVAGYFGAWIDEVLMRVTDLVMAFPTVILAMVVTASLGPSLYNAVIAAVVVSWPQYARLTRSIVLSLRSQNYVVAGRLLGHSPLRSLWSDILPNIAGPVVVLATLDVGTAILLLSGLSFLGLGAQPPTAEWGSMISSAMQNFDAWWLGLFPGLAILTVVLAFNFLGDALRDVLDPASEVAREIATGPASDGAVEAAESAGASPLAPGLPAAGPDGGRS, from the coding sequence ATGACCACTCGTCCCGCCCGCCCGGCACGCTGGACCGCTCGCCGCTGGCCCCAAGCCTGGCGCAGCCCCCTCGGCATCATCGGGGCCGTCATCGTCATCGTATGGATCGTGATCGCCTTCACCGCGCAGTGGTGGGTGCCGTACCCGCCGAACGCACAGGTGCTGCCGCGCCTGCAGGAGCCCGGCGTCGCCACGATCCTCGGAACCGACGGCACCGGACGCGATGTCTTCTCGCGCCTCATGAGCGGAGCGACCGTCACGATTCCGCTCTCACTCATCCTCGTCGTCGCCGCCCTCGTCATCGGCACGGTCGTCGGGGCCGTCGCCGGCTACTTCGGCGCCTGGATCGACGAGGTGCTCATGCGCGTCACCGACCTCGTAATGGCTTTCCCCACCGTGATCCTCGCGATGGTCGTCACGGCGTCGCTCGGGCCGTCGCTGTACAACGCCGTCATCGCGGCGGTCGTCGTGTCGTGGCCGCAATATGCGAGACTCACCCGGAGTATCGTGCTCTCGCTCCGCTCACAGAACTACGTCGTCGCCGGTCGCCTCCTCGGGCACTCGCCGCTCCGCAGCCTCTGGAGCGACATCCTGCCGAACATCGCCGGCCCGGTGGTCGTGCTCGCAACCCTCGACGTCGGCACTGCCATCCTGCTGCTCTCCGGGCTCTCCTTCCTGGGCCTCGGCGCGCAACCGCCGACGGCGGAGTGGGGCTCGATGATCTCCTCGGCCATGCAGAACTTCGACGCTTGGTGGCTCGGCCTCTTCCCGGGCCTGGCGATCCTCACCGTCGTCCTGGCGTTCAACTTCCTGGGCGATGCGCTGCGCGACGTGCTCGACCCCGCCTCCGAAGTTGCACGCGAGATCGCGACCGGGCCGGCTTCGGACGGGGCGGTCGAGGCCGCCGAGTCCGCCGGCGCCTCGCCGCTCGCGCCCGGGCTGCCGGCGGCCGGACCCGACGGAGGTCGTTCATGA
- a CDS encoding ABC transporter permease yields the protein MSTAAPTTRRRPAGSPLAGFLLRRLGTSILLMVGVTIVTFALTNLVPGDPVSAALGEGASQNPATREAFIREHGLDQPAVAQYFLYMGNLLQGDLGRSIVTGRPVSADLATAVPATLEIAVCAIVVSLALSILLGTLAAYRRGLVTDQIVRVVTLVGLSIPTFWLALLCFSFFFLQLGIAPGSGRISPAITPPPTITGLYTVDYLLNGDPVGFLDALAHLALPVLVLSLVTTGLLTRFIRTAVLEVLSSDYVRAARAKGLSGARVVFDYVLRGAALPILTVTGVAFGALLSGTVLVESVFAWPGLGTYAYNAAANLDLSAIMGVGLVVGLVYLVINLIVDLLYGVLDPRVRLA from the coding sequence GTGAGCACCGCCGCACCCACGACGCGCAGGCGCCCGGCCGGGTCTCCCCTGGCCGGGTTCCTCCTGCGCCGGCTCGGAACGTCGATCCTGCTCATGGTGGGCGTGACGATCGTGACCTTCGCGCTGACGAATCTTGTGCCGGGCGACCCGGTCTCGGCCGCGCTCGGCGAGGGCGCATCCCAGAACCCGGCCACGCGCGAGGCCTTCATCCGCGAGCACGGGCTCGATCAGCCAGCCGTCGCCCAATACTTCCTGTACATGGGCAATCTCCTGCAGGGCGACCTCGGCCGCTCGATCGTGACCGGTCGGCCCGTCTCCGCCGACCTCGCGACCGCGGTGCCGGCGACCCTCGAGATCGCCGTCTGCGCCATCGTCGTGAGCCTCGCCCTGAGCATCCTCCTCGGCACCCTGGCCGCCTATCGCCGCGGGCTCGTCACCGACCAGATCGTTCGCGTCGTGACCCTCGTCGGCCTCAGCATCCCGACGTTCTGGCTCGCGCTGCTGTGCTTCTCGTTCTTCTTCCTCCAGCTCGGCATCGCGCCCGGCTCCGGCCGCATCTCACCCGCGATCACGCCACCGCCGACGATCACCGGCCTCTACACGGTCGACTACCTGCTGAACGGCGACCCGGTGGGCTTCCTCGACGCCCTCGCACACCTCGCCCTGCCCGTGCTCGTGCTCTCGCTCGTCACCACCGGGCTGCTGACCCGCTTCATCCGCACCGCCGTGCTCGAGGTGCTTTCGAGCGACTACGTGCGGGCCGCACGGGCCAAGGGGCTCTCGGGCGCCCGCGTCGTCTTCGACTACGTGCTCCGAGGAGCGGCCCTGCCCATCCTGACCGTCACCGGCGTCGCCTTCGGGGCGCTGCTGTCGGGAACGGTGCTCGTCGAATCGGTGTTCGCCTGGCCCGGCCTCGGCACGTACGCGTACAACGCGGCCGCGAACCTCGACCTCAGCGCCATCATGGGCGTCGGCCTCGTCGTCGGGCTCGTCTACCTCGTCATCAACCTCATCGTGGACCTCCTCTACGGCGTGCTCGACCCGAGGGTGAGACTCGCATGA
- a CDS encoding ABC transporter substrate-binding protein, translated as MRASARFRTRSAAAVAFAAATALVLAGCSGGNSATKDDEGAAAGSLVIDTAFSIETADPGHTYDPTGNMLAKALYETLVDFEGSDVSTPVPGLATWTENDAATEFTFTLEDGRVFSDGSPITADDVVYSLTRVQGMAEAKPNFLLNGITIEAVDEQTVRFTTETPLLQLPAILANPALGIVNAGVAQANGGSGDADDSAQSFLDGESAGSGPFVLDSLDLTSQIVLTKNEKYNGDEESAYDRVVIRNVTESATQLINLQGGDSMVALDLNGDQVEGLGDGFTVDSVPSGQTIFLLLNQSADIAGELANVKIAEAIRYGLDYDALLELAGAGATQATGVIPTGFEGALEDGVAQDLERAKAALAESGYAGQKLTLQFPNDYPVGGVEFTPLAERIQDQLAGIGLDVELAPAPFATELDAYVNGTEGFGLWFWGPDYADSANFLPFAPGLKVGLRAGWAADANPEIAGLAATAASATDPETRTADFTAFAEAMQADGPFVPLIVPGRNIATADTVAGAVYNSVWDVDIAEITPAG; from the coding sequence ATGCGCGCTTCCGCCCGCTTCCGCACCCGCTCCGCCGCCGCCGTGGCCTTCGCTGCGGCCACGGCTCTCGTCCTCGCCGGCTGCTCCGGCGGCAACTCGGCCACGAAGGACGACGAAGGAGCCGCCGCCGGCTCCCTCGTCATCGACACCGCGTTCTCCATCGAGACCGCCGACCCGGGCCACACGTACGACCCGACGGGCAACATGCTCGCCAAAGCGCTCTACGAGACCCTCGTCGACTTCGAAGGCTCCGACGTGTCCACCCCGGTGCCCGGGCTCGCGACTTGGACGGAGAACGACGCGGCCACCGAGTTCACCTTCACCCTCGAAGACGGACGGGTCTTCTCGGACGGCAGCCCCATCACCGCCGACGACGTCGTCTACTCGCTCACCCGCGTACAGGGGATGGCCGAGGCGAAGCCGAACTTCCTGCTGAACGGCATCACCATCGAGGCCGTCGACGAGCAGACCGTTCGCTTCACGACCGAGACGCCGCTGTTGCAGCTGCCGGCGATCCTCGCCAACCCGGCCCTCGGTATCGTCAACGCCGGAGTCGCCCAGGCCAACGGCGGCAGCGGCGACGCCGACGACAGCGCCCAGTCGTTCCTCGACGGCGAGTCGGCCGGCTCCGGTCCGTTCGTGCTCGACTCGCTCGACCTGACCTCGCAGATCGTACTCACGAAGAACGAGAAGTACAACGGCGACGAGGAGTCGGCCTACGACCGCGTCGTCATCCGCAACGTCACCGAGAGCGCCACGCAGCTCATCAACCTGCAAGGCGGCGACTCGATGGTCGCACTCGACCTGAACGGCGACCAGGTCGAGGGCCTCGGCGACGGCTTCACGGTCGACTCGGTGCCGTCGGGCCAGACGATCTTCCTGCTGCTGAACCAGTCGGCCGATATCGCCGGCGAACTGGCGAACGTGAAGATCGCGGAGGCGATCCGCTACGGCCTCGACTATGACGCGCTCCTCGAGCTCGCCGGGGCCGGCGCCACGCAGGCCACCGGCGTCATCCCGACCGGCTTCGAAGGCGCCCTCGAGGACGGCGTCGCCCAGGACCTCGAGCGTGCGAAGGCGGCCCTGGCCGAATCCGGCTACGCGGGTCAGAAGCTCACCCTCCAGTTCCCGAACGACTACCCCGTCGGCGGCGTCGAATTCACCCCGCTCGCCGAGCGGATCCAAGACCAGCTCGCCGGCATCGGCCTCGACGTCGAACTGGCGCCTGCCCCGTTCGCGACGGAGCTCGACGCCTACGTCAACGGCACCGAGGGATTCGGCCTCTGGTTCTGGGGCCCCGACTATGCGGACTCGGCGAACTTCCTGCCGTTCGCTCCGGGTCTGAAGGTCGGTCTCCGCGCCGGCTGGGCCGCCGACGCGAACCCCGAGATCGCCGGCCTGGCTGCGACCGCCGCCTCGGCGACCGACCCCGAGACGCGCACCGCCGATTTCACGGCGTTCGCCGAGGCCATGCAGGCGGACGGCCCGTTCGTACCGCTCATCGTCCCGGGACGCAACATCGCCACGGCCGACACCGTCGCGGGAGCCGTGTACAACTCGGTCTGGGACGTGGACATCGCCGAGATCACGCCCGCCGGCTGA
- a CDS encoding Lrp/AsnC family transcriptional regulator, whose translation MSTREPGTGQVPGRSAQALDDVAYEILGVLREHGRISIAALAERVGISRASAYARVEALTRDGVITGFSARVDPGRAGLAICALVFVTIHPQAWGVFRAALAEMPEVEYCAITTGEHDAMLLVRATDVAGIHDFATGVVAQVPAVKAVVSVVVLDEVIRLPYVLPTDVPARPDIARLGMTRWTPAAAGRDGFPPRGA comes from the coding sequence ATGTCCACTCGCGAACCGGGTACGGGTCAGGTTCCTGGACGAAGTGCGCAGGCCCTCGACGACGTCGCGTACGAGATCCTCGGCGTGCTCCGCGAGCACGGGCGGATCTCGATCGCCGCCCTCGCCGAGCGCGTCGGCATCTCGCGCGCCAGCGCGTATGCGCGCGTCGAGGCCCTCACCCGCGACGGCGTCATCACGGGCTTCTCGGCCCGGGTCGACCCGGGCCGCGCCGGTCTGGCGATCTGCGCGCTCGTCTTCGTCACGATCCATCCGCAGGCCTGGGGCGTCTTCCGCGCTGCGCTGGCCGAAATGCCCGAGGTCGAGTACTGCGCGATCACGACCGGCGAACACGATGCGATGCTGCTCGTGCGTGCGACCGATGTCGCCGGAATCCACGATTTCGCGACGGGGGTGGTCGCGCAGGTGCCGGCGGTGAAGGCGGTCGTCAGCGTCGTCGTCCTCGACGAGGTGATCCGCTTGCCGTACGTGCTGCCGACGGATGTTCCGGCGCGGCCGGACATCGCGCGGCTCGGCATGACGAGATGGACCCCCGCGGCCGCGGGCCGCGACGGGTTCCCGCCGCGGGGGGCGTAG
- a CDS encoding ABC transporter ATP-binding protein, translating to MKADTTSTPAHEGAMLKVAGLRKVYPTAGGGFEAIRDLTFEVPAGQLACIVGPSGAGKTTLLKCVAGLLPRTAGVLELHGKDITAPPKTMAVVFQEYGRSLFPWMSVSANVELPLKSAGVPKAERRARAAEALEQVGLADAGAKYPWQLSGGMQQRVAIARAVAYRPEVLLMDEPFAAVDAQTRADLEDLVLKIWRELGITILFVTHDIDESVYLGQRVIVLSAAPTVVQDDVRIELPGERDQLRTRSLPEFAELRTHVFEEIQRAKAEAGRAA from the coding sequence GTGAAAGCTGACACGACGTCCACCCCCGCCCACGAGGGGGCCATGCTCAAGGTCGCCGGGCTCCGCAAGGTGTACCCGACCGCCGGCGGCGGTTTCGAAGCCATCCGCGACCTCACCTTCGAGGTGCCCGCCGGCCAGCTCGCCTGCATCGTCGGCCCCTCCGGCGCCGGCAAGACGACGCTCCTGAAATGCGTCGCCGGCCTCCTGCCGCGCACCGCGGGCGTGCTCGAACTCCACGGCAAGGACATCACGGCCCCGCCGAAGACGATGGCCGTCGTGTTCCAGGAGTACGGCCGCAGCCTCTTCCCGTGGATGAGCGTGTCGGCCAACGTCGAGCTCCCCCTGAAGAGCGCGGGCGTGCCGAAGGCCGAACGCCGGGCGCGCGCCGCCGAAGCCCTCGAACAGGTCGGCCTCGCCGACGCCGGCGCCAAATACCCGTGGCAGCTCTCCGGCGGCATGCAGCAACGCGTCGCGATCGCCCGCGCCGTCGCCTACCGCCCCGAAGTGCTGCTGATGGACGAGCCCTTCGCCGCAGTGGATGCGCAGACCCGCGCCGACCTCGAAGACCTCGTCCTGAAGATCTGGCGCGAGCTCGGCATCACCATCCTCTTCGTCACCCACGACATCGACGAGTCCGTCTACCTCGGCCAGCGCGTCATCGTGCTCTCGGCGGCCCCCACCGTCGTGCAGGACGACGTGCGCATCGAGCTGCCCGGCGAGCGCGACCAGCTCCGCACCCGTTCCCTGCCCGAGTTCGCCGAGCTGCGCACCCACGTCTTCGAGGAGATCCAGCGCGCGAAGGCCGAGGCGGGCCGCGCCGCGTAG